In Ignavibacteria bacterium, the genomic stretch CTGCGCTTTCCACGTTGCTCATTCTCGTTTTTATTGCCATCGCCGGAAATATTCTTTCCAAACACATTGCAAAACCGATTAACGAAATTGCGCAAGCGGCAGAAGAAATTCGTTCGGGAAATTTAGAGAAAAGAATTTCTGTCTCGTCCAACGATGAAATTGGAAAACTTGCCGAATCTATAAATACGATGGTGCAAAAACTTAACGATGATATTGTGCAATTAAAAAAGTTGGAACAAGTACGCAGCGAGTTTCTCGGTAACGTTTCGCACGAATTACGTACGCCGATTTTTTCTTTGCAAGCATCCATCGAAACATTGTTGAATGGAGCAATTGATGATGCAAACGTGAATCGCGATTTCTTGCAGAAAGCATTGAACAATACACATCGTCTTAATGATTTGCTTTCCGATTTGATGGAAATTTCTCGCATCGAATCCGGCGAAATGAAAATGTCGTTTCGCTATTTTCCTTTGCACGAATTTCTCGCGCAAATCATTTCAGAATTTTCTTCTCTTGCGCAACAGAAAAAAATTTCTCTTTCTCTTGAATCAAATAACGAATCATTACAAGTATTTGGCGATAGAGAACAATTGAAAATTGTTTTCTCCAATCTCATTTCCAACGCACTAAAATTCACCGAGGAAGACGGAAGCGTCATTGTTTCGTACGAAAAAACAATTCCTGGTATTCGCTGTACGGTGAAAGACAACGGTTGCGGAATTTCCGAAGAACATTTGCCCAGAATTTTTGAACGCTTCTATCGCGTGGATAAAAATCGTTCGCGGGAACTTGGCGGAACGGGATTAGGACTTGCCATTGCAAAACATATTGTGGAAGCGCACGGAAGTAAGATTGATGTGCAAAGCGAACTCGGCAAAGGAAGTGCGTTTCGGTTTACGTTGAAAACGGAATAGCGTGACGTATAATGTTTTTCTTGTTTTCATTTCTCTATTTCTTATACTCTCCTCATCGCAACTTCTCACAATCTTCACTTAACAATTTCTTAACACGAAGACAATAATTTCTTTACAAGAGAACTATAAATTGTATGCAAATAAAACTTTGAAATTCTCTTACTCATTCACTACCTTTTGCTCGAATTTTTGAAACAAACCTCAACGATTTATGAAACTCGATAATCTTATTCAATCATTACTTCCTCGCGACGAAAAATTTTACATTATGTTCGAACAGTCCGCGCAAATTCTCTTCGATGCGTCGCTCGTAATGAAGAAATTTCCTACGGTAACGTTGGAAGAACGCCAAACGTTGTGTGCAGAAATTACCGAACATGAACATCGTGCTGATATTATTGCACATCAAATTTTTGCAGAACTTAGCGCAACATTTGTAACTCCGTTTGACCGCGAAGATATTCATCATCTTGCATCCTCATTGGATGACGTGTTGGATTATCTCGATGGAAGCGCACATCGGTTCGTGTTGTATAAAATTAAAGAATGCCCTCAGGCAATAGCAACGTTAATTGACGTTCTTCACCTCTCTATCACAGAACTTGCACGTGGAGTAGCGATGTTGCGTGATTTCCGTAATCCTGAACCATTACAAAAAATCATCCATAAAATCAATGATTATGAAAATCAAGCAGACAGCATTTTTGAGCAAGCCATCGCCAGATTATTTGAAGAAGAAAAAGATCCGATTCAAATTATCAAATTGAAAGAAATATATGTAGGTCTCGAAACAGCGACGGATAAATGCGAAGATGCGGCAAACGTCCTCGAATCGCTTTTGATTAAACACGCATAACTATTTTTTCATTGTTATAAATCATTCTTTATACTTCGATAATTTATCGTATGCTTACTTTTGTTATCATCATAATATTTATTGCATTGTTGTTCGATTTCCTCAATGGAATGAACGATGCCGCAAATTCTATTGCTACCGTTGTATCAACACGTGTACTCACTCCACGTCAAGCAGTTATTTGGGCAGCGTTTTTTAATTTTATTGCTGCGTTCGGATTTGGTGTTCATGTTGCAACGACGATTGGAAAAGGCATTGTTGAAGCGTCTATCATTTCCAATGAACTGATTTTTTCCACACTTATTGGCGCTTCACTTTGGACTCACTTTTGCACGCATTATGGCTTACCCATCAGCGTTTCACATTCTTTGATTGGAGGGTTAATAGGAAGTGGATTAGTAAAAGCAGGGTTCGACGGACTTGTAGCAGGTGGAATTATTAAGGTATCAATTTTTATTTTTTTATCGCCATTGGTCGGTTTTGTTTTTGGTTTGCTGTTAATGGTAACTGTAATGTGGCTTTTCCGAAATTTTTCTCCTCGAAGTGTTGACCGCACGTTTCGTTTCGGACAATTATTTTCTGCTGCGGCATACAGTTTAGGACACGGCACAAATGATGCGCAAAAGACAATGGGAATAATTGCAATTGTTCTTTATACAAATGGAATGTTAGGAAGTGAATTTTATGTACCCTTTTGGGTAATTATAGCCGCACATACGGCGATAGGATTGGGAACACTTGCCGGTGGATGGCGTGTTATAAAAACACTTGGAATGAAATTGACGCATCTTCGTCCTGTGGGTGGTTTTTGCGCCGAATCATCATCTGCATTGGTGCTTCTTGGAACTGCACTTTTTGGAATTCCCGTGAGTACAACACATACTATTTCGGGAGCAATCATGGGAGTTGGTTCTACGCAACGAGTTTCCGGTGTTCGCTGGGGAGTTGCAGGAAAAATAATTCTTGCATGGGTTTTTACAATTCCGGCATCGGCGATTGTTAGTGCAATCATTTTTGAATTGCTAAACTTATTGATGTGATTTAATTTTTTCTATGAACAGTGAAATACAAATCATAAAACATATTTTTTCTTTTGTAAAAAATATCGCCATTGTTGGACTTTCCGATAATCCCGAACGTTCAAGTTATGGAGTTGCATCCTATTTACTGCGCGCTGGTTTCACCATCGTTCCCGTTAATCCTGCAATTGAACATGTTTTTGGAATACCAAGCATTACTTCATTAAAAGATATTGGAAAGCCGATTGATCTCGTGAATATCTTCCGACGTTCAGAATTTGTTCCCGAAATTGTTGATGATGCGATTTCCATCGGCGCAAAATCTATCTGGATGCAAGAAGGAGTCATCAACGAACACGCCGCAGAACTTGCACGCGCAAACAACATTCCAGTAGTGATGAACCGATGCATTGCTGTCGCTCATCGGCTGCTACTGTGATATATGCTCGCTCTCGCCGCAATTCAAAATATTGTCAGTAAGAGAATCGCTCTCTTCATTTTCATTCTTGTTTTTTCATTTCTCACTCAACTTCATTCTCAAAAGAAAATTTCCATCTCCGGAACCCAATCGCCTCCAACGTATATTCGCAATGTCTTAATTTCGGGAAATGAAACAACAGAAGAAATTGTTATTCAACGCGAATTAACATTCACTCCCGGCGATACAATAAAAGCAGGATTACTCACGTACAACACAAGCCGTATTTATTCACTCGGATTGTTTAACAACGTTGATATACTTCCCGAAGCAGTTGCAACCGATTCTGTTGATGTACATATCTTCGTCAACGAACGATGGTATATTTTTCCATTTCCTGTATTCGGAATGTACGAAGGTGATTTCAAAAAGATGTATTATGGTGCGACAATTTTTCATACGAATTTTCGCGGAAGAAATGAGAAAATTGCTTGTTCGTTGGTTTTCGGATACAACCCGTTCGTTTCACTCTACTACTTCAATCCATTGGTTTACGATGAACCGCAACTATTTCTTGAAACACAACTCATTTCGCAAACCGTTCGCAATCTCAGTTCTCGGACAAAACAAAACGGAATGAATTATAACGAACATCATTACACCGCATATATCAATTTCGGAAGCCGTTTCGATGTATTCAGACGAATGACTTTTGGAGCAGAATTTAATTCTGTACAAGTGAAACAATGGTTTCCGAATAGGACGATTTCCAACAAAGGAATAGATAATTATTTCTCTTTGCGGATGAATTACAGTTATGATACACGCGACCTCGTACCATACGCTGGTTATGGCTCGTACGTTCGCGCAACATTTGCTAAACTTGGTCTCGAAGACAACGGTGTAAATTTCTCGCGACTCTATTTTGATTACCGTCGCTACTTTCCTTTGACACTTAATTCAACGTACACAATAATAATTGCGACGCGAATGTTTTCAACAATGTCCGAAGGCAAACAACTTCCTGTGTACGAGCATCTGTATTTTGGGTACAGCGAACGGTTGCGCGGACACTATGCCAAGGTAATGGAAGGCGACAATCTTGCAGGAAGTTCCATCGAAATCCGGCTTCCGCTTTTTTCACCCAAAATTTTTAAAGTCAATTTCATTCCCATCATACAATTTTCTGTGCTTCGATTTGGAATGTACGCCGCATTATTCGGTAATATCGGAGCAGTGCAATTTCAACCGATGAAATTCAACGAATATATGTTCGCCAAAGGATACGGCGCTGGAATACATTTCATTCTTCCGTACGATATTGTATTGCGAACAGAAGTCGCATTGAACGAAGTTCGCAATTCGGAATTTATTATTGAATTAGGAACTTCGTTTTAAACGTCATCTGTTTTCATCGTGAATAATTTCTTCCACACGCCTCCTGAATATATTTCTTCATCATCATTACAACTTGTTGACGAAGAATTTCACCATTGCGTAAATGTACTGAGAACAAAACTTGGAGAAATTATTTTCGTACTTGACGGAATGGGAAATTGTTACGAAATAGAATTGATGAAGAAAGGAAAAAGGAATGTCGAAGGGAAAATAATTTCCGTGCAGGAAAACTTTCACGAACCGAAAATTGATCTA encodes the following:
- a CDS encoding HAMP domain-containing protein, whose product is MKLQTKLNIFFLLLGVGIILIEYFLLHLHGTALSTLLILVFIAIAGNILSKHIAKPINEIAQAAEEIRSGNLEKRISVSSNDEIGKLAESINTMVQKLNDDIVQLKKLEQVRSEFLGNVSHELRTPIFSLQASIETLLNGAIDDANVNRDFLQKALNNTHRLNDLLSDLMEISRIESGEMKMSFRYFPLHEFLAQIISEFSSLAQQKKISLSLESNNESLQVFGDREQLKIVFSNLISNALKFTEEDGSVIVSYEKTIPGIRCTVKDNGCGISEEHLPRIFERFYRVDKNRSRELGGTGLGLAIAKHIVEAHGSKIDVQSELGKGSAFRFTLKTE
- a CDS encoding DUF47 family protein, with the protein product MKLDNLIQSLLPRDEKFYIMFEQSAQILFDASLVMKKFPTVTLEERQTLCAEITEHEHRADIIAHQIFAELSATFVTPFDREDIHHLASSLDDVLDYLDGSAHRFVLYKIKECPQAIATLIDVLHLSITELARGVAMLRDFRNPEPLQKIIHKINDYENQADSIFEQAIARLFEEEKDPIQIIKLKEIYVGLETATDKCEDAANVLESLLIKHA
- a CDS encoding inorganic phosphate transporter, translating into MLTFVIIIIFIALLFDFLNGMNDAANSIATVVSTRVLTPRQAVIWAAFFNFIAAFGFGVHVATTIGKGIVEASIISNELIFSTLIGASLWTHFCTHYGLPISVSHSLIGGLIGSGLVKAGFDGLVAGGIIKVSIFIFLSPLVGFVFGLLLMVTVMWLFRNFSPRSVDRTFRFGQLFSAAAYSLGHGTNDAQKTMGIIAIVLYTNGMLGSEFYVPFWVIIAAHTAIGLGTLAGGWRVIKTLGMKLTHLRPVGGFCAESSSALVLLGTALFGIPVSTTHTISGAIMGVGSTQRVSGVRWGVAGKIILAWVFTIPASAIVSAIIFELLNLLM
- a CDS encoding CoA-binding protein, coding for MNSEIQIIKHIFSFVKNIAIVGLSDNPERSSYGVASYLLRAGFTIVPVNPAIEHVFGIPSITSLKDIGKPIDLVNIFRRSEFVPEIVDDAISIGAKSIWMQEGVINEHAAELARANNIPVVMNRCIAVAHRLLL